The genomic interval GAATTTACCCAGCAATATTACGAAGCACATGGAATTCCGGTAAGAAGTAAACTGATCGCCAACTTTTCAAAACAAATGAAATTGGCTTCAATTGCTCCATGGGTATTTAATGGTGTTTTTGGAACACCGGCGTTGCGGAAAATTGCAAACAAATTGGTAGGTTTTCACCCTGAAAGATCAATGCCGCTTTTGCATCCAACCACTTTGAAACATTGGTGGGAGAAGAGAGCGGTCCACCGTGCGGAAAAGAGCGGTCCGCTGCGCGGTGAGGAGGGTCATCTCAAAAGTTCTTCTTCCATTCATCCTTTCGTCCCTTCCTGCAAAGTCTACCTTTTTTGTGACGAATTTACGAATTACAATGACGTTGAAATCGGTAAAAAGGCTATTCAGCTTCTGGAGAAACTGGGCTATGAAGTATTGATACCGGAACACACGGAATCGGGACGGTCTTATTTGTCAAAAGGATTTGTAAAGGAAGCACAAAAACTTGCGGTTAAAAACGTAGGGTCTCTTGCAGATTTAATTACTTACGATACACCGTTAATTGGCATTGAGCCATCTGCCATTCTCTCTTTCCGGGATGAATATATTGATCTTGTTCCAGAGCATTTAAAAGAGAGTGCTGCCCGGATTTCTGCCCATACGCTTTTGTTTGAAGAATTTATAGCAAGAGAAATTGATGCGAAACGAATTAATAAAAGTGTTTTTAATACAGAAAAGCGCCTGATTAAATTACACGGGCATTGTCACCAAAAGGCTTTGTCCACAATGAGTGCATCTAAAAAAGCGCTGTCGTTTCCTGAAAATTATCATGTTCAGCTGATACCGTCAGGTTGCTGTGGAATGGCTGGTTCTTTTGGTTATGAAGAAGAACATTATGATGTGTCGATGCAAATTGGCGAGCTGGTCCTTTTCCCAACTGTTCGCCAGCAACCGGAAGATGTGATCATTGCTGCGTCAGGCACAAGTTGCCGCCACCAGATTAAAGACGGCACAGGCCGCAAAGCAAAGCATCCCATTGAAATTTTGTGGGATGCTTTAAAAGTCTGATTTTGTGTGTGAATTCAAATATATATCACGAACCGAAGCCGATCGGAATTTTTTTTCTTTACCTCTCGGCATATTAATCTCGTGACAGACGGTTATTACCTATTCGGTTCCTCTTACACTACGCATAATTGTGTCGGCGCTAACTTGTCCTACTGTATCAGTTGCAACACTATCCGACACGGCTGGCTGTGTCGATTCTGACGGAGTTTCAGATTCTTTAAAGTTTTCGTTATGATTAAAAAAACCTCCCCAGAAGGCGATTGCCATCAGGGCGATTCCAACTCCTAGTATCCACTTCCAAACATTTTTTGTGTTTTTGGTTGCTCTTGCTTCGTTGTCTGTTTCTTGCCTGTTCATGGTGTTTGTAATTTAGTTCGTAGCTTTTATCGTACCAATTTTATACCATTACAAATTTTGACTTATATACGCTGTTTTTATAAAATTGTGTTGATAAAATTTCCCTAAATCAAGTATTTAAACCAAGTGTATAATAAAACGGATAGGTTTGGAGTTTGGTTTTGTAAATTTGTTGTTCTGTCATACAAATTCACTTCGTCTAAACTAGATCATAATTACACATTCATGAAATTACATCGTTACAATATTCTTCCTTTCTTTTTGCTGATTTGTTCATTTTCAGTGAGCCAGGCTCAGGAAACGAGAAGTTTTTTATCCGTTACAGGTGGTTATAGTTTGCCGGTCGGAGAACTTGCAAGACAAAAATTAAATGACCCTTTTGCAGGGTTAACCGGTTCCGGGCATTTTGGCCAGGTAAATTATGACTTCCGGCTTTCAAGAGGATTTGGGTTTAAACTATCAGGAAGTATGAACCTGAATAAAACAAGGCCTCAGCCAATAATAGAAAGAGCAAATGAAAAAGTGGAAGAAATAAGGCCGCTTATTAATGAGACCAGCGCTTACTCATGGCAAACAAACGTTTCAAAATGGAAGTTTAATGCAGTAATGGCAGGGCCTGCGGTGTTCCTTAATTTCAATTGGCTGCAGATTGAGGCGCATGTTCAGGGAGGATATGTTCAGGTTACTTCCCCAACGGTTGATATGGCCGGTACTTTTGAATCTGGTGAGCATGCAATTCAGGTCAGTTTATTGCCTGCATCCACGAAAGGGTTTGGTTTGGGTGCAGGAGCAAGTCTTCGTATTCCAATAGTTAACCAGCTTTATTTTCACTTATCGGGAGATTTTATAGCGACCGAGGCAACTTTAAATGATGTGGCAATAAAAGTAAAAATAGGTGGTTATCCTGAGGCTGCTATTCCTATCAATGAAAAAAGATTTGTGGGCGTTGCTAATATCGGCGCAGGTTTAGGAATCGCATTTTAAGATTGATACGAAATTTTTAAGATACAATAATTAGCAAAAAAGAGGATACAGGCAATCGGCCGGTATCCTCTTTTTGATTTTAACGATATTCAAAAATGAAATAGTTATTTGAAGCGCTTTTATTATTTAGCAAACCAAAGTTTCATTTTCATATCATTTTGTCCACCCTGGTTTGTTAAAGCTACTTTGAAGTTAGCAATGTTTAGTGATTCCTCTGAACCAGGGTAAGGCAAACGTGTTGGAATTACATTTTGGTTGGTGTTACGTACAGGAGGTGAAAGAGCCGGAATACCAGTCCTGCGGAATTCAGTCCATGCTTCCAGGCCTTGGCCGTAAAGTGCAATCCATTTTTGCTCCATGATCTGGGTGTAGCCATCTGCTCCACTTTTCAACGCATTGGCAGTTATGTACGCCGTTGGAGCATCCAATTTATATTGGGCAAATGAAGCAGTGATTGCAGCTGCATAATTGTCGGCTATAGTTCCTGCTGATGCTACGCCATTGTAAGCAAATTCAGCTTTCAGGAATAATAATTCTGCATAAGTCATGATTACTCCCGGAGCGGTAGAAGCTACAAAATAACTGCCTACTTTTGATGTTTTAGTAAGTCCCAATGCGGCTGCATCAGAAGAAGACAAGCCATTAGGTACTCCTTTATAAGTACCGCCATCAGCCGGTAAATTTGCATAAATGGCAAGTCTTGCATCATTCATGGCCGCTAATTTGTCAACAATCGTTGCACTAATGCGGTGATCATCACGTGTTTTACGGTTTACATTAACCGGGTTCTGGTTGTTGGTTACATCCGTATAATTTAGCTGAATATTGTCCGCAACCGAAGTCATAACCGGATATTTTGTCGGATCACTCAAAATCCTGTTTATTTCAGCTTTCACATCAATAGGTGCGT from Dyadobacter sp. NIV53 carries:
- a CDS encoding SusD/RagB family nutrient-binding outer membrane lipoprotein, which gives rise to MKNIIYSFRSKAMLAASILCLSACTGDFDEINTNNNSPSTGTADLFLPHGIQSAVDIVSGGSLGMDIGEGFSQHWARIQYTDIDQYTVSSDVYTAGWQGFYIESLADYQRVYKIAEESGNTNYKAVAVILRSYVFSLLTDIYGDIPYTDALQGLEGQLLPTYDAQKDVYAGLIAELKTAGESIDVTNTTMPVAGDILFAGNMTKWKKFANSLSLKLLSRMLNKADAPIDVKAEINRILSDPTKYPVMTSVADNIQLNYTDVTNNQNPVNVNRKTRDDHRISATIVDKLAAMNDARLAIYANLPADGGTYKGVPNGLSSSDAAALGLTKTSKVGSYFVASTAPGVIMTYAELLFLKAEFAYNGVASAGTIADNYAAAITASFAQYKLDAPTAYITANALKSGADGYTQIMEQKWIALYGQGLEAWTEFRRTGIPALSPPVRNTNQNVIPTRLPYPGSEESLNIANFKVALTNQGGQNDMKMKLWFAK